A single Ciona intestinalis chromosome 14, KH, whole genome shotgun sequence DNA region contains:
- the LOC104266399 gene encoding uncharacterized protein LOC104266399 — protein sequence MASYTQVGSGQMLGTTLLVIAWTGILVSFIIPDWRRSVVKLPETTFEYEPMHQFNESSQEPDCILCILKDIHLYHINSTVTPTEADENSSQDTHSVTDTNLKTIFTRPSQWFTIGIRGLWTECAFLPNYPDPKFLTYTSKTNLSASVEIRPVAKNDSIAIKGNLTVWTKYHTQLTSQLHYANNLVAIVNLEKSKNCTYVSLQRSTCLLMGIRAVALLGIFIGTVACVLAVTSVIFDGHIRESTFTHPNISRFRRHNVLSVLAGALAGLSGMFGLISCWWFTLDVNTRFFMPSYQLYHIKNGGTFIAGSSLLMSGSSAVLYIIGGYLMGVKSTKKKESVFVVKCNASVY from the exons ATGGCGAGCTACACGCAAGTTGGAAGTGGGCAAATGCTGGGAACTACATTGCTAGTTATAGCATGGACAG GTATTCtggtttcatttattataccaGACTGGAGACGAAGTGTCGTGAAACTGCCCGAAACGACATTTGAATACGAGCCAATGCACCAGTTTAATGAGAGCAGTCAGGAACCAGATTGCATATTGTGTATACTGAAGGATATCCATTTATACCACATTA ATTCGACTGTCACCCCCACAGAAGCAGACGAAAACAGTAGTCAAGACACTCATAGTGTGACTGACACTAACTTGAAGACGATTTTTACTCGGCCATCTCAATGGTTTACAATCGGCATTCGTGGTCTCTGGACCGAATGTGCGTTTCTGCCAAATTATCCAGACCCGAAATTTCTGACCTACACTTCGAAGACTAATTTATCAGCGTCAGTTGAAATTCGGCCGGTTGCAAAGAACGATTCAATTGCTATTAAAGGGAATCTTACTGTGTGGACAAAGTATCATACTCAACTGACATCTCAGCTCCATTATGCGAACAATTTGGTGGCAATTGTAAATTTAGAAAAGTCAAAGAATTGTACATATGTGTCTCTACAGAGATCGACATGTCTTCTTATG gGAATTCGAGCCGTTGCTTTGCTTGGTATATTCATCGGTACAGTAGCTTGTGTACTTGCTGTTACTTCAGTTATATTCGATGGACACATACGAGAAAGTACGTTTACTCATCCAAATATATCTCGATTCCGTCGGCATAATGTTCTTTCGGTTCTGGCTGGAGCTTTGGCCGGGCTGAGCGGAATGTTCGGACTTATAAG TTGTTGGTGGTTCACGTTGGACGTGAACACGCGATTCTTTATGCCGTCTTATCAGCTCTACCACATTAAGAACGGAGGGACCTTTATAGCCGGATCGTCTCTGCTTATGTCTGGCAGTTCAGCTGTCTTGTACATCATAGGCGGTTATCTTATGGGCGTGAAATCAACGAAAAAGAAAGAATCCGTTTTTGTTGTGAAATGCAATGCTTCTGTGTATTAA